The Tissierellales bacterium genome includes the window GTCTTTGTACTTTGACTGTTTGTTTATGGATATTTTGCCTAGTAGCTCCTCCTTTTTCTAGTTTTTTTGTTTTTTTAAGACATTCATATTTCCTTGAAAGTCTTACTTGTTCACGTTTTAACTTCTTTTCTAGTTTTTTTACTCTTGAAGTCTTGTTGATGTTCTTTTTTACAACTTCATTACTGAAAATAGCAAAATCTTTTATTCCTAAATCTACTCCAATTGGCTCTGTCTTAGGTTTGTCATCCTCAGTTTTTTCTACTTCGCAAACAATTGATACATAATATCTCCCTGCTCGCTCTATAACAGTTCCATTAATAACTTTTGCATTGGTTGGAATATATCCAAACTCTTTAAGTCTCACCCATTTAAGGGTAGGTATATTGACTCTATGACGCTCTATCTTCCAGTCAGTTTTGTTATTCTTTGGAAAATATAAACCGACTTTAGACTTGCCCTTTTTCTTAAATCTAGGGAAGCCTGCTTCACATTTAAAGAATTTCTTATATGATAACTCTGCATTACATATAGCTTTCTTTCTAGCCTTGCTACCACAATCATTAATCCACTTGTATTCATGCAATACTTTGATTTCATTGTTGATATATTTATCAAAGTTATTAGCTGATATAAAGGCGCTTTTCTTATCTATTTTCCCCTCTTTAAAGTTCTGATAAAGTGATTGATTTTTAGCAAGATAAGCGTTATATAACCATCTACAAATTCCCAGTGATTGATTAATCTTTTGAATCTGCTTTTTTGTTGGTTTTAATTCGACTTTGTATGCCCTTTGCAATCTCTTCATCCCCTTACCTAAGCACCTTAAATGAAATGTTAAGTATCGCTGCAAAATCTTTAGTTTTATAATTTGTAATATGTTTCATGTATCCATCAACTCCTTTGAGTATATTTGAACACTTTCAACCACATTTATCAACATTTTTAATAACTAAAGCATTTCTCCTTCAAAATCTAAATTAATATATCTACTTTATTCTATTATTTATCTCAAAACATTTCAACTTTTTTACTATGATATAATACATCTATAATCGTATTATTTAAAGGAGGATTATAATCATGATGTCTACATTATCAAATAATTTATTAAAAATACAGATTTCAACACATGGAGCAGAGTTAAACAGCATACTGGGTTTAAATGACAATTTAGAATATCTTTGGAACGCTGATGAAAATTATTGGAAAAGGCATGCTCCAATACTATTTCCCATCGTTGGAAAATTAAATAACAACACTTATAGAGTTAATCAGAAAAACTATACTCTTACACAACATGGTTTTGCTAGAGACTCTGAATTCAAAATCTATAGCAAAGAAAACAACTCAATAACATATATTTTATCTAGCTCTATTAATAGTTTAAAAG containing:
- a CDS encoding helix-turn-helix domain-containing protein; this encodes MKRLQRAYKVELKPTKKQIQKINQSLGICRWLYNAYLAKNQSLYQNFKEGKIDKKSAFISANNFDKYINNEIKVLHEYKWINDCGSKARKKAICNAELSYKKFFKCEAGFPRFKKKGKSKVGLYFPKNNKTDWKIERHRVNIPTLKWVRLKEFGYIPTNAKVINGTVIERAGRYYVSIVCEVEKTEDDKPKTEPIGVDLGIKDFAIFSNEVVKKNINKTSRVKKLEKKLKREQVRLSRKYECLKKTKKLEKGGATRQNIHKQTVKVQR